A single window of Gambusia affinis linkage group LG18, SWU_Gaff_1.0, whole genome shotgun sequence DNA harbors:
- the LOC122820772 gene encoding E3 ubiquitin-protein ligase TRIM21-like isoform X1 has product MAAVSVPNSDSTLERNLACSICMDIFTDPVTTPCGHSFCRKCLELSISPYRVNDMCPLCKKHLNKPPGVNIVLRDIATQIKNTISNRSSGAPGEVPCDVCKEPKQKATKSCLVCLASYCPDHLENHSNPRLKGHKLVEPVENLDERACLVHGRPLELYSRNQRRSICVRCMEGGQDEVVSTEEEWLKKKTELENTKKDLEDRIGIRRMKMDEINEAFRDCKDLIENEWWDIEAVFTALIAIVEAAQKNALMPLQSRREAMENEAKKLKDELEDEINKIKKTISELDDISSLEDHILFLQKYPSLSVQDDMTDWTDVELDTTLSFGSMRETTTAMVKKIQQELEKLDSTELKRLPTFSVNVKLDPETAHQRLVVSPDGKKVQDGGENQEVADSPERFDVLGSVLGFNSLSTGKAYWEVEVNNKSGWDLGVTRGSANRRGRLTLSPDNGYWVLVHYEAENYAAMTTPPSRVSLDEKPSKVGVFVDQEEGLVSFYDVTARSHIYSFTECSFRDEIYPYFSPHYKQGEMNSEALVISTGNWLLGSGTL; this is encoded by the exons ATGGCCGCCGTCTCTGTTCCAAACAGTGACTCCACGCTGGAGAGGAATCTAGCCTGCTCCATCTGCATGGATATATTTACCGATCCGGTCACGACGCCTTGTGGTCACTCTTTCTGCAGGAAGTGCCTAGAGCTCAGCATCTCCCCGTATCGGGTCAACGACATGTGTCCACTTTGCAAAAAACATCTCAACAAACCTCCAGGCGTTAACATTGTGCTAAGAGACATCGCCACGCAGATAAAAAACACGATCAGCAACAGGAGTTCGGGGGCGCCCGGGGAGGTACCGTGCGACGTCTGCAAGGAACCGAAGCAGAAGGCGACAAAGTCCTGCCTTGTGTGTCTCGCCTCGTATTGCCCAGACCACTTGGAGAACCATTCAAACCCAAGGCTGAAGGGCCACAAGCTGGTGGAACCAGTGGAGAACTTGGATGAAAGGGCCTGCCTAGTCCACGGACGCCCGCTTGAGCTGTACAGCAGGAATCAACGGAGGAGCATCTGTGTTCGATGTATGGAAGGAGGTCAGGATGAAGTGGTCTCCACGGAAGAAGAATGGCTCAAGAAGAAG ACTGAACTTGAGAACACCAAGAAGGACTTAGAAGACAGAATTGGAATAAGAAGAATGAAGATGGATGAGATAAACGAAGCTTTCAGGGATTGCAAG GACCTGATTGAAAACGAGTGGTGGGATATCGAAGCGGTTTTCACAGCGCTGATTGCCATTGTGGAGGCAGCCCAGAAGAATGCTCTTATGCCACTACAGAGCAGAAGGGAGGCGATGGAAAACGaagcaaaaaaactgaaagatgaGCTGGAAGACGAAatcaacaaaattaagaaaaccaTCTCAGAACTAGACGATATCTCATCACTGGAAGATCACATACTTTTCTTACAG AAATACCCGTCTCTGTCGGTTCAGGATGACATGACTGACTGGACGGATGTTGAACTTGACACCACCCTCTCTTTTGGCTCCATGAGAGAAACTACAACAGCTATGGTTAAAAAGATTCAGCAGGAGCTGGAGAAGCTGGACTCCACTG AACTCAAAAGACTTCCAACGTTTTCTG TGAACGTGAAGCTGGACCCAGAGACCGCACACCAACGCCTCGTAGTTTCACCTGATGGGAAGAAAGTACAAGACGGAGGAGAAAACCAGGAAGTAGCTGACTCACCGGAGAGGTTTGACGTGTTAGGTAGTGTACTGGGATTCAACAGCTTGAGTACTGGGAAGGCTTACTGGGAGGTGGAGGTCAACAACAAGAGCGGATGGGATCTAGGTGTAACCAGAGGCAGCGCCAACCGTAGAGGGAGACTGACGCTGAGTCCAGATAATGGTTACTGGGTTCTGGTACATTATGAAGCGGAGAACTACGCCGCCATGACAACACCACCCAGCCGTGTCTCCCTGGATGAGAAACCCAGTAAGGTCGGGGTGTTTGTGGACCAAGAGGAAGGTTTGGTCTCTTTTTACGATGTGACAGCCCGGTCCCATATTTACTCTTTCACTGAGTGTTCATTCAGAGATGAGATCTACCCGTATTTCAGCCCACACTATAAACAGGGTGAGATGAACTCTGAAGCTCTGGTTATTTCCACTGGAAATTGGTTACTGGGTTCTGGTACATTATGA
- the LOC122820772 gene encoding E3 ubiquitin-protein ligase TRIM21-like isoform X3, producing MCPLCKKHLNKPPGVNIVLRDIATQIKNTISNRSSGAPGEVPCDVCKEPKQKATKSCLVCLASYCPDHLENHSNPRLKGHKLVEPVENLDERACLVHGRPLELYSRNQRRSICVRCMEGGQDEVVSTEEEWLKKKTELENTKKDLEDRIGIRRMKMDEINEAFRDCKDLIENEWWDIEAVFTALIAIVEAAQKNALMPLQSRREAMENEAKKLKDELEDEINKIKKTISELDDISSLEDHILFLQKYPSLSVQDDMTDWTDVELDTTLSFGSMRETTTAMVKKIQQELEKLDSTELKRLPTFSVNVKLDPETAHQRLVVSPDGKKVQDGGENQEVADSPERFDVLGSVLGFNSLSTGKAYWEVEVNNKSGWDLGVTRGSANRRGRLTLSPDNGYWVLVHYEAENYAAMTTPPSRVSLDEKPSKVGVFVDQEEGLVSFYDVTARSHIYSFTECSFRDEIYPYFSPHYKQGEMNSEALVISTGNWLLGSGTL from the exons ATGTGTCCACTTTGCAAAAAACATCTCAACAAACCTCCAGGCGTTAACATTGTGCTAAGAGACATCGCCACGCAGATAAAAAACACGATCAGCAACAGGAGTTCGGGGGCGCCCGGGGAGGTACCGTGCGACGTCTGCAAGGAACCGAAGCAGAAGGCGACAAAGTCCTGCCTTGTGTGTCTCGCCTCGTATTGCCCAGACCACTTGGAGAACCATTCAAACCCAAGGCTGAAGGGCCACAAGCTGGTGGAACCAGTGGAGAACTTGGATGAAAGGGCCTGCCTAGTCCACGGACGCCCGCTTGAGCTGTACAGCAGGAATCAACGGAGGAGCATCTGTGTTCGATGTATGGAAGGAGGTCAGGATGAAGTGGTCTCCACGGAAGAAGAATGGCTCAAGAAGAAG ACTGAACTTGAGAACACCAAGAAGGACTTAGAAGACAGAATTGGAATAAGAAGAATGAAGATGGATGAGATAAACGAAGCTTTCAGGGATTGCAAG GACCTGATTGAAAACGAGTGGTGGGATATCGAAGCGGTTTTCACAGCGCTGATTGCCATTGTGGAGGCAGCCCAGAAGAATGCTCTTATGCCACTACAGAGCAGAAGGGAGGCGATGGAAAACGaagcaaaaaaactgaaagatgaGCTGGAAGACGAAatcaacaaaattaagaaaaccaTCTCAGAACTAGACGATATCTCATCACTGGAAGATCACATACTTTTCTTACAG AAATACCCGTCTCTGTCGGTTCAGGATGACATGACTGACTGGACGGATGTTGAACTTGACACCACCCTCTCTTTTGGCTCCATGAGAGAAACTACAACAGCTATGGTTAAAAAGATTCAGCAGGAGCTGGAGAAGCTGGACTCCACTG AACTCAAAAGACTTCCAACGTTTTCTG TGAACGTGAAGCTGGACCCAGAGACCGCACACCAACGCCTCGTAGTTTCACCTGATGGGAAGAAAGTACAAGACGGAGGAGAAAACCAGGAAGTAGCTGACTCACCGGAGAGGTTTGACGTGTTAGGTAGTGTACTGGGATTCAACAGCTTGAGTACTGGGAAGGCTTACTGGGAGGTGGAGGTCAACAACAAGAGCGGATGGGATCTAGGTGTAACCAGAGGCAGCGCCAACCGTAGAGGGAGACTGACGCTGAGTCCAGATAATGGTTACTGGGTTCTGGTACATTATGAAGCGGAGAACTACGCCGCCATGACAACACCACCCAGCCGTGTCTCCCTGGATGAGAAACCCAGTAAGGTCGGGGTGTTTGTGGACCAAGAGGAAGGTTTGGTCTCTTTTTACGATGTGACAGCCCGGTCCCATATTTACTCTTTCACTGAGTGTTCATTCAGAGATGAGATCTACCCGTATTTCAGCCCACACTATAAACAGGGTGAGATGAACTCTGAAGCTCTGGTTATTTCCACTGGAAATTGGTTACTGGGTTCTGGTACATTATGA